The Oreochromis niloticus isolate F11D_XX linkage group LG13, O_niloticus_UMD_NMBU, whole genome shotgun sequence genome has a window encoding:
- the LOC100711069 gene encoding spectrin beta chain, non-erythrocytic 1 isoform X1: MTSVAAEYDHMEIQQQYNDGVNNRWDADDWDNENSSARLFERSRIKALADEREAVQKKTFTKWVNSHLSRVSCRITDLYMDLRDGRMLIKLLEVLSGERLPKPTKGRMRIHCLENVDKALQFLKEQRVHLENMGSHDIVDGNHRLTLGLIWTIILRFQIQDISVETEDNKEKKSAKDALLLWCQMKTAGYPNVNIHNFTTSWRDGMAFNALIHKHRPDLIDFDKLKKSNAHYNLQNAFNLAEQHLGLTKLLDPEDISVDHPDEKSIITYVVTYYHYFSKMKALKVEGKRIGKVLDNAIETEKMIEKYESLASDLLEWIEQTIIILNNRKFANSLVGVQQQLQAFNTYRTVEKPPKFTEKGNLEVLLFTIQSKMRANNQKVYTPREGKLISDINKAWERLEKAEHERELALRTELIRQEKLEQLARRFDRKAAMRETWLSENQRLVSQDNFGFDLQAVEAATKKHEAIETDIAAYEERVQAVVAVAKELEAESYHDIKRITARKDNVIRLWEYLLELLKARRQRLEMNLGLQRVFQEMLYIMDWMDEMKMLLLSQDYGKHLLGVEDLLQKHALVEADISIQADRVRNVNSNAQKFASDTEDYKPCDPQIIKDRVAHLEFCYQELNQLAAERRARLEESRRLWKFFWEMAEEEGWIREKEQILSSEDYGKDLTGSLRLLSQHKAFEDEMSGRAAHLQQTIKQGEELVADNHFGADKIKERIKDIQEQWAALEHLSAVRKARLQEACNQHQFQADADDIDTWMLDVLRIVSSVDVGHDEFSTQALVKKHKDVAEEIGSYRPVIDALHEQSRTLPPEKANSEEVQSRLAGIEERYKEVAELTRLRKQALQDALALYKMMSEADACELWIDEKEQWLNSMDIPEKLEDLEVVQHRFESLEPEMNSQASRVAVVNQVARQLIHSGHPSEKEIKAQQDKLNTRWSQFRDLVDQKKESLNSALGVQNYHLECNETKSWIKEKTKVIESTQELGNDLAGVMALQRKLTGMERDLVAIQDKLSDLGKEAERLGSEHPEQSEAIKGRLAEITGVWDEMKDTMKNREESLGEASKLQQFLRDLDDFQSWLSRTQTVIASEDMPNTLAEAEKLLAQHEGIKNEIRNYEEDYQKMRDMGEMVTQGQTDAQYMFLRQRLQALDTGWNELHKMWENRQNLLSQSHAYQLFLRDTKQAEAFLNNQEYVLAHTEMPTTLEGAEAAIKKQEDFMTTMDANEEKIGAVVDTGRRLVADGNINAERIQEKVDSIDQRHKKNRAAASDLLTRLKDNRDLQKFLQDCQELSLWINEKMLTAQDMSYDEARNLHSKWLKHQAFMAELQSNKEWLDKINKDGQTLMAEKPDTEAMVKEKLASLQTMWDELESTTQTKAKCLFDANKAELFTQSCADLDKWLGGLEAQLQSDDYGKDLTSVNILLKKQQILESQVEVRQKEVEELQKQSQALSQEGKGSEEVDGQRVTVERKFQTLQEPLKKRRDHLMASREIHQFNRDVEDEILWVEERMPLATSTDHGHNLQTVQLLIKKNQTLQKEIQGHQPRYDDIFERSQHVLREDSPTTELIRQRLADLQSLWEQIKKETEKRHTRLSEAHEAQQYYFDAAEAEAWMSEQELYMMSEEKAKDEQSSVAMLKKHQILEQAVEDYADTVHQLSSTSRGLVAAGHPDSERIGMRQSQVDKLYAGLKDLSEERRGKLDERFRLFQLNREVDDLEQWIAEREVVAGSHELGQDYEHVTMLQERFREFARDTGNIGQERVDGVNKLADELINTGHGDAATIAEWKDGLNEAWADLLELIDTRTQILAASYELHKFYHDAKEILNRILDKHKKLPEELGRDQNTVETLQRMHTTFEHDIQALGTQVRQLQEDAVRLQSAYAGDKADDIQKREGERRKGEVLEAWKNLLEAVEGRRAKLVDTGDKFRFLSMVRDLMLWMEDVIRLIEAQEKPRDVSSVELLMNNHQGIKAEIDARNDSFTACIELGKALLARKHYASEEIKEKLLQLTDKRKDMIDKWEDRWEWLRLVLEVHQFSRDAGVAEAWLLGQEPYLSSREMGQSVDEVEKLIKRHEAFEKSAATWEERFAALERLTTMELLEVRRMQEEEEKKRQPPPAEAQPADAAAQRVGEPASQNGLPSDQESPRENVEGADVVNGVSEPSPAGSPGASRKGKPSQAATLPAKTQPDAPKPLLETFLHRKHEWEGHNKKASNRSWHNVYCVINLQEMGFYKDQKSASQGIPYHSEIPISLKDAVCEVALDYKKKKHVFKLKLTDGNEYLFQAKDDEEMNTWISTITAAVSGEKPEVTPSSHSTPAPAARAQTLPASVAATATAESSPGKREKDKEKRFSLFSKKK; encoded by the exons atgAGCGTGAGGCGGTGCAGAAGAAGACCTTCACTAAGTGGGTGAACTCCCACCTGTCCAGAGTTTCCTGTCGGATCACCGACCTCTACATGGACCTGAGGGACGGACGCATGCTCATCAAGCTGCTGGAGGTCCTGTCGGGAGAGAGACTG CCGAAACCCACGAAGGGTCGTATGAGGATCCACTGCCTGGAAAATGTGGACAAGGCTCTGCAGTTCCTGAAGGAGCAGAGGGTTCACCTGGAGAACATGGGCTCCCACGACATCGTCGACGGAAACCATCGCCTCACTTTAGGCCTCATCTGGACCATCATCCTCCGCTTCCAG ATCCAGGACATCAGCGTGGAGACGGAGGACAACAAGGAGAAGAAGTCGGCCAAAGACGCTCTGCTGCTCTGGTGTCAGATGAAGACGGCGGG ATATCCTAATGTCAACATCCACAACTTCACCACCAGCTGGAGGGACGGGATGGCCTTCAACGCCCTCATCCACAAACACAG ACCCGACCTGATCGACTTCGAtaagctgaagaaatcaaacGCTCACTACAACCTGCAGAATGCCTTCAACCTGGCCGAGCAGCACCTGGGCCTCACCAAGCTGCTGGACCCCGAGG ACATCAGTGTGGACCACCCTGATGAGAAGTCCATCATCACCTACGTGGTCACCTACTACCACTACTTCTCCAAGATGAAGGCGCTGAAGGTGGAGGGCAAGAGAATTGGGAAG gtTCTGGACAATGCCATCGAGACGGAGAAGATGATCGAGAAGTACGAGTCTCTGGCATCTGACCTGCTGGAGTGGATCGAACagaccatcatcatcctcaacaacaggaagttcgCCAACTCTCTGGTGGGagtccagcagcagctgcaggccTTCAACACCTACCGCACCGTGGAGAAGCCCCCAAA GTTCACAGAGAAGGGAAACCTGGAGGTCCTTCTGTTCACCATCCAGAGCAAGATGAGGGCGAATAACCAGAAGGTTTACACCCCCCGAGAAGGCAAACTCATCTCCGACATCAACAAG GCGTGGGAGCGTCTGGAGAAGGCGGAGCACGAACGGGAGCTGGCTCTGAGGACGGAGCTGATTCGTCAGGAGAAACTGGAGCAACTCGCCCGACGCTTCGACCGCAAAGCCGCCATGAGGGAGACGTGGCTGAGCGAGAACCAGAGGCTGGTCTCACAG GATAACTTTGGATTCGACCTTCAGGCCGTGGAAGCTGCTACTAAGAAACACGAAGCCATAGAAACGGACATCGCTGCGTACGAGGAGCGAGTTCAG GCGGTGGTTGCCGTGGCAAAAGAGCTGGAGGCAGAGAGTTACCATGACATCAAACGCATCACAGCCAGGAAGGACAACGTGATCCGGCTGTGGGAGTAtctgctggagctgctgaaGGCCCGCAGGCAGCGGCTGGAGATGAACCTGGGCTTGCAGAGAGTCTTCCAGGAGATGCTCTACATCATGGACTGGATGGACGAGATGAAG atgctgctgctgtctcaggATTACGGGAAGCACCTGCTGGGCGTGGAGGACCTGCTGCAGAAACACGCCCTGGTGGAGGCGGACATCAGCATCCAGGCCGACCGAGTCCGAAACGTCAACAGCAACGCTCAGAAGTTTGCCAGTGACACCGAAG atTATAAGCCGTGTGACCCTCAGATCATCAAGGACCGAGTTGCTCACCTCGAGTTCTGCTACCAGGAGCTGAACCAGCTGGCAGCTGAGCGGCGAGCGCGCCTCGAGGAGTCCCGCCGCCTCTGGAAGTTCTTCTGGGAAATGGCTGAAGAG GAGGGGTGGATCAGGGAGAAGGAGCAGATCCTCTCCTCCGAGGATTATGGGAAGGACCTCACGGGCTCGCTGCGACTGCTGAGCCAGCACAAAGCCTTCGAAGACGAGATGAGCGGGCGAGCCGCCCACCTGCAGCAGACCATCAAACAGGGTGAGGAGCTGGTGGCCGACAACCACTTTGGAGCCGACAAGATAAAAGAGCGAATTAAGGACATCCAG GAGCAGTGGGCGGCTCTGGAGCATCTCTCCGCCGTCCGTAAGGCCCGCCTGCAGGAGGCCTGCAACCAGCACCAGTTCCAG GCTGATGCGGACGACATCGACACGTGGATGCTGGACGTGCTGCGGATCGTCTCCAGCGTCGACGTCGGCCACGACGAGTTCTCCACTCAGGCTCTGGTGAAGAAGCACAAGGACGTGGCCGAGGAGATCGGCAGCTACCGGCCCGTCATCGACGCCCTGCACGAGCAGTCGCGGACGCTGCCGCCCGAGAAGGCCAACTCCGAGGAG GTTCAGAGCCGGCTGGCGGGCATCGAGGAGCGCTACAAGGAGGTGGCCGAGCTGACGCGGCTCCGGAAGCAGGCGCTGCAGGACGCTCTGGCACTCTACAAGATGATGAGCGAAGCCGATGCCTGCGAGCTGTGGATCGACGAGAAGGAGCAGTGGCTCAACAGCATGGACATCCCCGAGAAACTGGAGGACCTGGAGGTCGTCCAGCACCG GTTCGAGAGTTTGGAGCCGGAGATGAACAGCCAGGCGTCACGGGTTGCCGTGGTAAACCAGGTTGCCAGGCAGCTGATTCACAGCGGACATCCCAGCGAGAAGGAGATCAAAGCCCAGCAGGACAAACTCAACACCAG GTGGAGTCAGTTCAGAGATCTGGTGGATCAGAAGAAGGAAAGCCTGAACTCTGCTCTGGGAGTCCAGAACTACCACCTGGAGTGCAACGAGACCAAGTCCTGGATCAAAGAGAAGACCAAG GTGATCGAGTCGACCCAGGAGCTGGGGAACGACCTGGCCGGCGTCATGGCTCTGCAGAGGAAGCTGACTGGGATGGAGCGCGACCTCGTGGCCATCCAGGACAAGCTGAGCGACCTCGGGAAGGAGGCGGAGCGTTTGGGGTCCGAACACCCGGAACAGTCTGAGGCCATCAAAGGGCGTCTGGCTGAGATCACCGGCGTCTGGGATGAGATGAAA GACACCATGAAGAACCGGGAGGAGTCTCTGGGCGAAGCCAGCAAGCTGCAGCAGTTCCTGCGCGACCTGGACGACTTCCAGTCGTGGCTGTCGCGGACACAGACGGTCATCGCCTCCGAGGACATGCCCAACACGTTGGCCGAGGCCGAGAAGCTGCTGGCCCAGCACGAGGGCATCAAGAACGAGATCCGCAACTACGAGGAGGACTACCAGAAGATGCGGGATATGGGCGAGATGGTGACGCAGGGCCAGACAGACGCGCAGTACATGTTCCTGCGACAGCGGCTGCAGGCGCTCGATACCGGCTGGAATGAGCTGCACAAGATGTGGGAGAACCGGCAGAACCTGCTGTCCCAGTCTCACGCTTACCAGCTGTTCCTCCGGGACACCAAGCAGGCCGAGGCCTTCCTCAACAACCAG GAGTACGTCCTGGCTCACACGGAGATGCCCACCACCCTGGAAGGCGCCGAGGCTGCTATCAAGAAGCAGGAGGACTTCATGACCACCATGGACGCCAACGAGGAGAAGATCGGCGCCGTGGTCGACACCGGACGCCGCCTGGTTGCTGACGGCAACATCAACGCCGAGCGCATCCAGGAGAAGGTGGACTCCATCGACCAGAG ACACAAGAAGAACCGAGCGGCTGCCAGCGACCTGCTGACAAGGCTGAAGGACAACAGAGACCTGCAGAAGTTCCTGCAGGACTGTCAGGAG CTGTCCCTGTGGATCAATGAGAAGATGCTGACGGCTCAGGACATGTCATACGACGAGGCCAGGAACCTCCATAGCAAGTGGCTGAAACACCAGGCCTTCATGGCTGAACTGCAGTCCAACAAGGAGTGGCTGGACAAGATCAACAAG GACGGGCAGACGCTGATGGCAGAGAAACCAGACACGGAGGCCATGGTGAAGGAGAAGCTGGCGTCCCTGCAGACGATGTGGGACGAGCTGGAGTCCACCACGCAGACCAAAGCCAAGTGTCTGTTCGACGCCAACAAGGCCGAGCTGTTCACGCAGAGCTGCGCCGACCTCGACAAGTGGCTGGGCGGGCTGGAGGCGCAGCTGCAGTCGGACGACTACGGCAAAGACCTCACCTCGGTCAACATCCTGCTCAAGAAGCAGCAG ATCCTGGAGAGCCAGGTGGAGGTGCGTCAGAAGGAGGTGGAGGAGCTGCAGAAACAGTCACAGGCCCTCAGCCAGGAGGGGAAAGGCTCTGAGGAGGTGGATGGACAGAGAGTCACCGTGGAGAGGAAGTTCCAGACGCTCCAGGAGCCACTGAAGAAGAGGAGAGACCACCTCATGGCCTCGCGGGAGATCCACCAGTTCAACCGAGACGTGGAGGACGAGATC ctgtggGTGGAGGAGAGGATGCCTCTGGCCACTTCAACCGACCACGGACACAACCTGCAGACGGTCCAGCTCCTGATCAAGAAGAACCAG ACCTTGCAGAAGGAGATCCAGGGCCACCAGCCTCGCTATGACGACATCTTCGAGCGCAGCCAGCACGTCCTGCGCGAGGACAGCCCGACGACCGAGCTGATCCGCCAGCGGCTCGCCGACCTCCAATCGCTGTGGGAGCAAATCAAGAAGGAGACTGAGAAGCGCCACACGCGCCTCAGCGAGGCCCACGAGGCGCAGCAGTACTACTTTGACGCCGCCGAGGCCGAGGCCTGGATGAGCGAGCAGGAGCTGTACatgatgtcagaggagaagGCCAAG GACGAGCAGAGTTCGGTGGCCATGCTGAAGAAGCATCAGATCCTGGAGCAGGCGGTGGAGGACTACGCCGACACCGTCCATCAGCTGTCCAGCACCAGCCGGGGCCTGGTGGCTGCCGGGCACCCCGACAG CGAGCGCATCGGCATGCGTCAGTCTCAGGTGGACAAGCTGTACGCCGGCCTGAAGGATCTGTCCGAGGAGCGCCGCGGGAAGCTGGACGAGCGTTTCCGCCTCTTCCAGCTCAACCGGGAGGTGGACGACCTCGAGCAGTGGATCGCCGAGAGGGAGGTGGTGGCCGGATCGCACGAGCTGGGACAGGACTACGAGCACGTCACC ATGCTGCAGGAGCGTTTCAGAGAATTCGCCCGCGACACGGGCAACATCGGCCAGGAGCGCGTGGACGGCGTCAACAAGCTGGCGGACGAGCTGATCAACACCGGCCACGGCGACGCCGCCACCATCGCGGAGTGGAAGGACGGCCTGAACGAGGCCTGGGCCGACCTGCTGGAGCTCATCGACACACGGACGCAGATCCTCGCCGCCTCCTACGAGCTCCACAAATTCTACCACGACGCCAAGGAGATCCTCAACCGCATCCTGGACAAACACAAGAAGCTGCCGGAGGAGCTGGGCCGAGACCAGAACACGGTGGAGACCCTGCAGAGGATGCACACCACCTTTGAACACGACATTCAGGCGCTGGGAACGCAG GTGCGGCAGCTTCAGGAGGACGCCGTTCGCCTGCAGTCGGCGTACGCCGGAGACAAAGCCGACGACATCCAGAAGCGAGAAGGAGAG AGGAGAAAGGGAGAG GTGTTGGAGGCCTGGAAGAACCTGCTGGAGGCGGTGGAGGGCCGGCGGGCGAAGCTGGTCGACACCGGAGACAAGTTCCGCTTCTTGAGCATGGTGCGCGACCTGATGCTGTGGATGGAAGACGTCATCCGCCTCATCGAGGCTCAGGAGAAGCCCAG GGACGTCTCGTCCGTGGAGCTGCTAATGAACAACCACCAGGGCATCAAGGCGGAGATCGACGCCCGCAACGACAGCTTCACCGCCTGCATCGAGCTGGGCAAAGCCCTGCTAGCCAGGAAGCACTACGCTTCAGAGGAG attaaagaaaagttgCTTCAGTTGACGGACAAGAGGAAAGACATGATTGACAAGTGGGAGGACAGATGGGAGTGGCTTAGACTGG TGCTGGAGGTGCACCAGTTCTCGCGGGACGCAGGCGTGGCCGAGGCGTGGCTGCTGGGACAGGAGCCCTACCTGTCCAGCAGGGAGATGGGGCAGAGCGTGGACGAGGTGGAGAAACTCATCAAACGCCACGAGGCCTTCGAGAAGTCGGCCGCCACCTGGGAGGAACGCTTCGCTGCGCTGGAGAGGCTGACCACG ATGGAGTTACTGGAAGTGAGAAGAAtgcaagaggaagaagagaagaagagacaacCTCCGCCCGCTGAGGCCCAGCCCGCCGACGCTGCAGCTCAAAG GGTGGGCGAGCCGGCGTCTCAGAACGGGCTGCCGTCCGACCAGGAGTCTCCCAGG GAGAACGTCGAAGGGGCCGACGTGGTGAACGGGGTGTCGGAGCCCAGCCCCGCAGGGTCTCCGGGGGCGTCTCGCAAGGGCAAGCCCAGCCAAGCTGCCACCCTGCCGGCCAAAACCCAACCTGACGCCCCCAAGCCCCTGCTGGAGACCTTCCTGCACCGCAAACACGAGTGGGAGGGGCACAACAAGAAGGCTTCTAACAG GTCGTGGCACAATGTGTACTGTGTGATCAACCTCCAGGAGATGGGTTTCTACAAGGATCAGAAGAGCGCCAGTCAGGGCATTCCCTACCACAGCGAGATCCCCATCAGCCTGAAGGACGCCGTCTGCGAGGTGGCGCTGGActacaagaagaagaagcacgTCTTCAAGCTGAA GCTCACGGACGGCAATGAGTATCTCTTCCAAGCCAAAGATGAT GAGGAGATGAACACATGGATCTCGACCATCACCGCCGCCGTGTCGGGCGAGAAGCCCGAGGTCACGCCCAGCAGCCACAGCACGCCCGCCCCCGCCGCACGCGCTCAGACGCTGCCGGCCTCCGTCGCAGCCACGGCGACTGCCGAGTCGAGCCCGGGCAAACGAGAGAAAGACAAGGAGAAACGCTTCAGTCTGTTCAGCAAGAAGAAATAG